The following are encoded together in the Streptomyces sp. NBC_00358 genome:
- the dprA gene encoding DNA-processing protein DprA, with protein MDQELERAALVALLRRGDRSWPDLTDQIETVGSALEVLENALDASGQGALFDTGPSANLDEVAAEIAAWEREGMRLVTILDEDYPLYLRLVHQRPPFLFLRGNSAEADLRVAVVGTRTPSPEGVAHARAIAGGLAERGVTVVSGLAAGIDTAAHGSALAVDGRTVAVIGTGLRHAYPAQNARLQQEIAERGLLISQFWPDTPPSKTSFPMRNAVMSGYSLATVVIEAAYRSGARMQARLALEHGRRVFLMRSLLTHEWAREYAARPNTTVIDGPEDVFRRLDSLVPVTGELTWT; from the coding sequence ATGGACCAGGAGCTGGAGCGCGCCGCCCTCGTCGCCCTGCTGCGGCGCGGCGATCGCTCTTGGCCTGACCTCACGGATCAGATCGAGACTGTCGGCAGCGCCCTCGAAGTGCTGGAGAACGCGCTGGACGCCTCGGGGCAGGGCGCACTCTTCGACACTGGTCCGTCGGCGAATCTGGACGAGGTCGCAGCCGAGATCGCTGCCTGGGAGCGCGAGGGCATGCGGCTGGTCACGATCCTCGACGAGGACTACCCCCTCTATCTCAGACTGGTACACCAGCGTCCGCCGTTCCTGTTCCTGCGCGGTAATTCTGCCGAAGCGGACCTGCGGGTCGCTGTGGTCGGAACCCGTACCCCCAGCCCCGAGGGTGTCGCCCACGCTCGTGCGATCGCGGGTGGCCTTGCCGAGCGTGGCGTCACCGTGGTGAGTGGTCTTGCCGCCGGAATCGACACCGCCGCCCACGGGTCCGCTCTCGCGGTGGACGGGCGTACCGTCGCCGTCATCGGCACCGGCCTGCGTCACGCCTACCCCGCGCAGAACGCACGGCTTCAGCAGGAGATCGCCGAGCGTGGACTGCTGATCTCCCAGTTCTGGCCGGACACACCCCCGTCCAAGACGTCCTTCCCGATGCGGAACGCGGTGATGAGCGGCTACAGCCTGGCCACCGTCGTCATCGAGGCGGCCTACCGCAGTGGCGCCCGAATGCAGGCCCGCCTCGCGCTGGAACACGGTCGTCGGGTCTTCCTCATGCGTTCCCTCCTGACCCACGAATGGGCGAGGGAGTACGCGGCACGACCCAATACCACCGTCATCGACGGTCCCGAGGACGTATTCCGTCGACTGGACTCCCTCGTCCCGGTCACGGGCGAGCTGACCTGGACATAG
- a CDS encoding helix-turn-helix domain-containing protein — translation MAVTKLIDALLPSQGVRRNDTRSGVTHVREYQPDRYTIVGNHLAQHRGLSATAIGIAVHILSLPEGARVDIRSLAERFPEGRARIGCALRELEARGYVERVRERLPSGQVVTRTYAYHAPSLTRARREGEPETAVAPAASAPQASPRITAASAPGLAVLDLTPSGGSPFEAVSEPVVAAEVAHVGGSVAEAERTTEAEPPETTAAPAESVPLRAAAEALLAGLRRTDIRLTLSGREVRRLAPLVVAWFENGLGRASVIHALTDGLPLHVRHPAGFLRKRLLDLLPPALPSPPEAGGGGPLLNQQPPRSSAMPDCEGGCERPFRAPFRGAWCRDCRAARPGEAPVAPVTVPALV, via the coding sequence ATGGCTGTCACCAAGCTTATCGATGCCCTGCTCCCGAGTCAGGGAGTACGGCGCAACGACACCCGCTCCGGTGTCACGCACGTACGTGAGTACCAGCCCGACCGGTACACGATCGTCGGCAACCATCTCGCCCAGCACCGAGGCCTCTCCGCGACCGCGATCGGGATCGCCGTGCACATCCTGTCGCTGCCCGAGGGCGCGAGGGTCGACATCCGCAGCCTCGCCGAGCGCTTCCCCGAGGGGCGCGCCCGAATCGGCTGCGCGCTGCGGGAGTTGGAGGCGCGCGGCTATGTCGAGCGGGTCCGGGAACGGCTCCCCTCCGGGCAGGTGGTCACGCGTACGTACGCCTACCACGCCCCCTCGCTCACCCGCGCCCGGCGGGAGGGAGAGCCGGAAACGGCCGTCGCCCCGGCAGCCTCGGCGCCGCAGGCATCCCCGAGGATCACGGCTGCGTCGGCCCCGGGCCTCGCCGTTCTGGACCTCACCCCTTCCGGCGGTTCGCCCTTCGAGGCCGTGTCCGAGCCGGTCGTTGCAGCCGAGGTCGCACACGTCGGCGGATCTGTCGCCGAGGCGGAGCGGACCACCGAGGCCGAGCCCCCCGAGACGACCGCCGCCCCCGCCGAGTCGGTGCCGCTCCGCGCCGCGGCCGAAGCGCTGCTCGCCGGGCTGCGTCGGACCGACATCCGGCTGACGCTGTCCGGGCGGGAGGTGCGGCGGCTGGCTCCCCTGGTCGTCGCCTGGTTCGAGAACGGTCTCGGCAGAGCGTCGGTGATCCACGCCCTGACCGACGGCCTTCCCCTCCATGTGCGGCACCCGGCCGGTTTCCTCCGCAAGCGCCTGCTGGACCTGCTTCCACCGGCGCTGCCGTCCCCTCCGGAGGCCGGTGGGGGCGGGCCGCTCCTGAATCAGCAGCCGCCCCGTTCATCCGCCATGCCGGACTGCGAAGGCGGCTGCGAGAGGCCCTTCAGGGCACCGTTCCGAGGAGCGTGGTGCCGTGACTGCCGTGCCGCCCGGCCCGGCGAAGCTCCCGTGGCTCCCGTGACCGTGCCGGCCCTCGTCTGA
- a CDS encoding DUF397 domain-containing protein yields the protein MTRKPAQENGPALEWIKSSYSTPDGPDCVEVAWRKSSYSTADGPDCVEVAAAHVRILIRDSKNPAGPRLALTPTAWAAFLPSV from the coding sequence ATGACCCGCAAACCTGCACAGGAAAACGGACCGGCTCTGGAGTGGATAAAGAGCAGCTACAGCACTCCTGACGGCCCCGACTGCGTCGAAGTGGCCTGGAGGAAGAGCAGCTACAGCACGGCTGATGGTCCCGACTGCGTCGAGGTGGCCGCGGCCCACGTCCGCATCCTCATCCGTGACTCGAAGAACCCCGCCGGCCCCCGCCTCGCCCTCACCCCGACCGCCTGGGCGGCCTTCCTGCCGTCCGTCTGA
- a CDS encoding bifunctional uroporphyrinogen-III C-methyltransferase/uroporphyrinogen-III synthase produces the protein MSPTNFPAGPVHGHVTFLGAGPGDPGLLTLRAVEALANADVLVAEHEVLDVVRVHARQGVAVLNTDPGTSPVPYQSTGTPQLTVVDSTSTTVGDPASRDAANLVMTAARGGKRVVRAVSGDPGLDTYAAEEMLACAAAGVPFEVVPGIAAAVGVPAYAGVPLRDAQGADVRFVDARTASNRCWTEVGASDGTVVVSATLDSVAAAAGELVASGRKPDTPMSVTIAGTTTRQRTWSATLGTIAQTLKQAKVLPSPDGGRPVIAVVGERSSAAQRDQLSWFESKPLFGWKVLVPRTKEQAASLSDQLRSYGAVPYEVPTIAVEPPRTPQQMERAVKGLVTGRYEWIAFTSVNAVKAVREKFEEYGLDARAFAGIKVAAVGESTAKALIAFGVKPDLVPSGEQSAAGLLDDWPPYDPVFDPIDRVFLPRADIATETLVAGLIELGWEVDDVTAYRTVRASPPPADTREAIKGGGFDAVLFTSSSTVRNLVGIAGKPHNVTVIACIGPATAKTAEEHGLRVDVMAPEPSVHKLAEALADFGLRRRAAALDAGDPVTRPSERRPGSRRRRTT, from the coding sequence GTGAGCCCCACCAACTTTCCCGCCGGTCCGGTCCACGGGCACGTCACCTTCCTGGGTGCCGGACCCGGAGATCCAGGGCTGCTGACACTGCGCGCCGTGGAGGCGCTGGCGAACGCGGACGTCCTCGTCGCCGAGCACGAGGTGCTCGACGTGGTGCGCGTTCACGCCAGACAAGGCGTCGCCGTCCTGAACACGGATCCGGGCACTTCGCCGGTTCCGTACCAGAGCACAGGCACGCCTCAGCTGACGGTTGTTGACAGCACGTCAACAACCGTTGGTGACCCCGCGTCGAGGGACGCTGCCAATCTTGTCATGACGGCCGCGCGGGGCGGCAAGCGGGTCGTGCGTGCCGTGTCCGGTGACCCCGGGCTCGACACGTACGCGGCCGAGGAGATGCTGGCCTGCGCCGCCGCGGGCGTTCCGTTCGAGGTGGTGCCCGGTATCGCGGCCGCCGTCGGTGTGCCCGCCTATGCGGGTGTGCCGCTGCGGGACGCGCAGGGTGCGGACGTACGGTTCGTCGACGCGCGGACCGCCTCGAACCGCTGCTGGACCGAGGTCGGCGCCTCCGACGGCACCGTCGTGGTGTCGGCGACGCTCGACTCCGTGGCCGCGGCCGCGGGCGAGCTGGTGGCCTCCGGCCGCAAGCCCGACACCCCGATGTCGGTGACGATCGCCGGTACGACGACCCGCCAGCGCACCTGGTCGGCCACGCTCGGCACGATCGCGCAGACGCTGAAGCAGGCGAAGGTGCTGCCGTCCCCGGACGGTGGCCGCCCGGTGATAGCCGTGGTCGGTGAGCGTTCCTCCGCCGCCCAGCGCGACCAGTTGTCGTGGTTCGAGTCCAAGCCGCTGTTCGGCTGGAAGGTGCTCGTGCCGCGTACGAAGGAGCAGGCGGCGTCGCTCTCCGACCAGCTTCGGTCGTACGGGGCCGTGCCGTACGAGGTGCCGACGATCGCCGTCGAGCCTCCGCGCACGCCCCAGCAGATGGAGCGCGCGGTCAAGGGTCTGGTGACGGGCCGCTACGAGTGGATCGCCTTCACCTCGGTGAACGCGGTCAAGGCCGTGCGGGAGAAGTTCGAGGAGTACGGGCTCGACGCCCGTGCCTTCGCGGGCATCAAGGTCGCGGCGGTCGGCGAGTCGACCGCGAAGGCGCTCATCGCCTTCGGCGTGAAGCCGGACCTGGTGCCGAGCGGCGAGCAGTCGGCCGCGGGCCTCCTGGACGACTGGCCTCCGTACGACCCGGTCTTCGACCCGATCGACCGTGTCTTCCTGCCCCGGGCCGACATCGCCACGGAGACCCTCGTCGCCGGGCTCATCGAGCTGGGCTGGGAGGTCGACGACGTCACGGCGTACCGCACCGTGCGCGCGTCGCCGCCGCCGGCGGACACCCGCGAGGCGATCAAGGGCGGCGGCTTCGACGCGGTGCTCTTCACCTCGTCGTCCACGGTCCGCAACCTGGTCGGCATCGCGGGCAAGCCGCACAACGTGACGGTGATCGCCTGTATCGGCCCCGCGACGGCCAAGACGGCCGAGGAGCACGGGCTGCGGGTCGACGTGATGGCTCCGGAACCTTCCGTGCACAAGCTGGCGGAGGCCCTGGCGGACTTCGGTCTGCGCCGCCGCGCCGCCGCGCTGGACGCCGGGGACCCGGTCACCCGGCCGAGCGAGCGGCGTCCGGGATCGCGCAGGCGCCGGACCACCTGA
- the hemC gene encoding hydroxymethylbilane synthase, with the protein MSEQALRLGTRRSKLAMAQSGQVADAVSKVTGRPVELVEITTYGDVSRENLAQIGGTGVFVTALREALLRGEVDFAVHSLKDLPTAQPEGLALAAVPVREDARDVLVARDGLTFEELPDGARVGTGSPRRMAQLNAYARNHGMTIETVAIRGNVDTRIGYVHAGELDAVVLAAAGLNRIGRIDEVTDFLSVDTVLPAPGQGALAIECAASNADLVAALGELDDPFTRAAVTAERSLLAALEAGCSAPVGAFADLLADGQVVKEMRLRGVVGTTDGSTLVQLSTTGPVPETHDQAMTLGRELAAEMLAKGAAGLMGERAL; encoded by the coding sequence ATGAGTGAGCAGGCTTTGAGGCTCGGGACCAGGCGCAGCAAACTCGCCATGGCCCAGTCCGGGCAGGTGGCGGATGCCGTGAGCAAGGTGACCGGACGGCCCGTCGAGCTCGTTGAGATCACGACGTACGGCGACGTTTCCCGCGAGAACCTCGCGCAGATCGGCGGCACGGGCGTCTTCGTGACCGCGCTGCGGGAGGCATTGTTGCGCGGGGAGGTCGACTTCGCCGTGCACTCCCTCAAGGATCTGCCGACCGCGCAGCCGGAGGGCCTCGCGCTGGCCGCCGTGCCGGTACGCGAGGACGCGCGCGACGTACTCGTCGCCCGCGACGGGCTGACCTTCGAGGAGCTGCCGGACGGCGCCCGCGTCGGCACCGGCTCGCCGCGCCGTATGGCCCAGCTGAACGCGTACGCGCGCAACCACGGCATGACGATCGAGACGGTCGCCATCCGGGGGAACGTCGACACCCGCATCGGGTACGTCCACGCCGGGGAGCTCGACGCCGTCGTGCTCGCCGCCGCCGGACTCAACCGGATCGGCCGGATCGACGAGGTCACCGACTTCCTGTCGGTCGACACCGTTTTGCCCGCCCCCGGCCAGGGGGCACTGGCGATCGAGTGTGCCGCGTCCAACGCGGACCTCGTCGCCGCGCTCGGAGAGCTCGACGACCCGTTCACCCGGGCCGCCGTGACCGCCGAGCGATCCCTGCTTGCCGCCCTGGAGGCCGGTTGCAGCGCACCTGTGGGTGCGTTCGCCGACCTTCTGGCCGACGGGCAGGTTGTCAAGGAGATGCGCCTGCGCGGCGTCGTCGGTACGACCGACGGCTCGACGCTGGTGCAGCTGTCCACCACCGGTCCCGTGCCCGAGACACATGACCAAGCGATGACGCTCGGCCGTGAACTCGCCGCCGAGATGCTTGCCAAGGGCGCGGCCGGTCTGATGGGGGAGCGAGCACTGTGA
- a CDS encoding glutamyl-tRNA reductase has protein sequence MSLLVVGLSHRSAPVSILERAALSPDAQVKLLQDTLAAEPATEGAVLATCNRIELYADVDKFHAGVAELSTLLAQHSGVGLEELTPHLYVHYEDRAVHHLFSVACGLDSMVVGEGQILGQIKDALATAQELHTAGRLLNDLFQQALRVGKRAHSETGIDRAGQSLVTFGLEQLSAGRAVEAWAKGKKALVIGAGSMSSLAAATLARVGVGEIVIANRTPDRAERLAEILNGGDDTDVLARAVPMASVPVELTRADIAVSCTGATGIVLTAETVAASVEGRTGTPAALRETSAGPAGHLAPAGAEDACPLDLSAVQGATGFSVMGEAAVAGMDAATLEQHAAWVDKGTGTVERRDSRRTPDEDAEADADLITALAATVATVGRIPERRRPEPVVEAPRPAPVLALLDLAMPRDIDAAVHRLLGVRLVDLETLAGASADAPMAADVDQVRRIVSDEVAAFGAAQRAAHITPTVVALRAMAADVVANEIARLDGRMPDLDDKQRGEITQTVRRVVDKLLHAPTVRVKQLAAEPGGAGYADALRTLFDLDPETVAAVSRAENNTENAKNRGRA, from the coding sequence ATGAGTCTCCTCGTCGTCGGACTGAGCCACCGCAGCGCCCCGGTCAGCATCCTGGAGCGCGCCGCGCTGTCCCCGGACGCCCAGGTCAAGCTGCTCCAGGACACCCTCGCCGCCGAGCCGGCCACCGAGGGCGCGGTGCTCGCCACCTGCAACCGCATCGAGCTGTACGCCGACGTGGACAAGTTCCACGCGGGCGTCGCCGAGCTGTCCACGCTCCTCGCCCAGCACAGCGGGGTCGGCCTGGAAGAGCTCACTCCCCATCTGTACGTGCACTACGAGGACCGGGCCGTCCACCACCTCTTCTCGGTGGCCTGCGGCCTGGACTCGATGGTCGTCGGCGAGGGCCAGATCCTCGGCCAGATCAAGGACGCGCTCGCCACCGCGCAGGAACTGCACACCGCGGGCCGCCTCCTCAACGATCTCTTCCAGCAGGCACTGCGGGTCGGCAAGCGCGCCCACTCCGAGACCGGTATCGACCGCGCCGGACAGTCCCTGGTCACCTTCGGCCTGGAGCAACTGTCCGCCGGGCGGGCCGTCGAGGCCTGGGCCAAGGGCAAGAAGGCCCTCGTCATCGGCGCGGGCTCGATGTCCTCGCTGGCCGCCGCGACGCTCGCGCGTGTCGGCGTCGGCGAGATCGTGATCGCCAACCGCACCCCCGACCGCGCCGAGCGCCTCGCCGAGATCCTCAACGGCGGCGACGACACGGACGTGCTGGCCCGCGCGGTACCGATGGCATCGGTGCCGGTCGAGCTGACACGTGCCGACATCGCCGTCTCCTGCACCGGAGCGACCGGGATCGTCCTGACGGCCGAGACCGTCGCGGCCTCCGTCGAAGGCCGTACGGGAACACCCGCGGCCCTGCGCGAGACCTCGGCCGGACCGGCCGGTCACCTCGCGCCCGCCGGCGCCGAGGACGCCTGCCCGCTGGACCTGTCCGCCGTGCAGGGCGCCACCGGCTTCTCCGTCATGGGCGAGGCCGCCGTCGCCGGCATGGACGCCGCCACCCTGGAGCAGCACGCCGCCTGGGTGGACAAGGGCACCGGAACCGTCGAGCGCCGCGACAGCCGTCGTACGCCCGACGAGGACGCCGAGGCCGACGCCGACCTGATCACCGCGCTGGCCGCCACCGTCGCCACGGTCGGCCGCATCCCCGAGCGCCGCCGGCCCGAACCCGTCGTCGAGGCACCCCGCCCCGCGCCGGTGCTCGCGCTGCTCGACCTGGCGATGCCCCGTGACATCGACGCGGCCGTGCACCGGCTGCTCGGTGTGCGGCTCGTCGACCTGGAGACGCTGGCCGGGGCCTCCGCGGACGCGCCGATGGCCGCCGACGTGGACCAGGTGCGCCGGATCGTCTCCGACGAGGTGGCCGCGTTCGGCGCCGCCCAGCGGGCCGCGCACATCACCCCCACCGTCGTGGCGCTGCGCGCCATGGCCGCCGACGTCGTCGCGAACGAGATCGCCCGGCTGGACGGACGGATGCCGGACCTCGACGACAAGCAGCGCGGCGAGATCACCCAGACCGTGCGGCGCGTCGTCGACAAGCTGCTGCACGCGCCGACCGTACGGGTCAAGCAACTCGCCGCCGAGCCCGGCGGTGCCGGGTACGCGGACGCGCTGCGGACCCTGTTCGACCTGGACCCGGAGACGGTCGCCGCCGTCTCGCGGGCCGAGAACAACACCGAGAACGCCAAGAACCGAGGGCGAGCATGA
- a CDS encoding redox-sensing transcriptional repressor Rex: MATGRTHRPATRSRGIPEATVARLPLYLRALTALSERSVPTVSSEELAAAAGVNSAKLRKDFSYLGSYGTRGVGYDVEYLVYQISRELGLTQDWPVVIVGIGNLGAALANYGGFASRGFRVAALIDADPAMAGKPVAGIPVQHTDELEKIIDENGVSIGVIATPAGAAQQVCDRLVAAGVTSILNFAPTVLTVPDGVDVRKVDLSIELQILAFHEQRKAGEEAEAQAGAAAPAERENNGKGPDGDVPAVMPA; the protein is encoded by the coding sequence GTGGCAACTGGCCGAACTCACCGACCGGCGACCCGCAGCCGAGGAATTCCCGAGGCCACCGTCGCCCGGCTTCCGCTGTACCTCCGAGCCCTCACCGCACTGTCGGAGCGCTCGGTACCCACGGTCTCATCCGAGGAACTCGCGGCTGCGGCGGGGGTCAACTCCGCGAAGCTGCGCAAGGACTTCTCCTACCTCGGCTCCTACGGGACCCGTGGTGTGGGCTACGACGTCGAGTATCTCGTGTACCAGATCTCCCGCGAACTGGGCCTGACCCAGGACTGGCCGGTCGTGATCGTCGGTATCGGCAACCTCGGTGCGGCACTGGCCAATTACGGAGGGTTCGCCTCCCGCGGATTCCGGGTGGCGGCGCTCATCGACGCCGATCCCGCGATGGCCGGGAAGCCCGTCGCCGGCATCCCCGTCCAGCACACGGACGAGCTGGAAAAGATCATCGACGAGAACGGTGTCTCGATCGGTGTCATCGCCACCCCGGCCGGAGCCGCCCAGCAGGTCTGCGACCGCCTGGTGGCCGCCGGGGTCACCTCCATCCTGAACTTCGCGCCGACCGTCCTGACCGTCCCGGACGGCGTCGACGTGCGCAAGGTCGATCTCTCCATCGAGCTCCAGATCCTCGCCTTCCACGAGCAGCGCAAGGCCGGCGAGGAGGCCGAGGCGCAGGCCGGTGCCGCCGCCCCGGCCGAGCGGGAGAACAATGGCAAAGGGCCCGACGGGGATGTTCCCGCCGTGATGCCGGCATGA
- a CDS encoding glutaredoxin family protein, with protein sequence MAHMSPMFRRSDRRTESRAPEERLVTLIRKPGCHLCDDAQVVIEKVCADLGVPWEGKDITEDEELHREYWEQIPVVLVDGAQHTFWRVDEERLRKALAR encoded by the coding sequence ATGGCGCATATGAGTCCCATGTTCCGGCGCAGCGACCGCCGTACGGAGAGCAGGGCGCCCGAGGAGCGTCTGGTCACACTGATCAGGAAGCCCGGGTGCCATCTGTGTGATGACGCACAGGTAGTGATCGAGAAGGTGTGTGCCGATCTCGGGGTCCCCTGGGAGGGGAAGGACATCACCGAGGACGAGGAACTGCACCGTGAGTACTGGGAGCAGATCCCGGTCGTGCTGGTGGACGGCGCGCAGCACACGTTCTGGCGCGTGGACGAGGAACGCCTTCGCAAAGCCCTCGCACGGTGA
- a CDS encoding HAD family hydrolase, with amino-acid sequence MAALGWLTPRRRSATARSVLAGEASAEAARKSSQELQELEELAPPDAVEEPDFPVLGDDRAAAFFDLDNTVMQGAALFHFGRGLYKRKFFETRDLARFAWQQAWFRLAGVEDPEHMQEARDSALSIVKGHRVSELMSIGEEIYDEYMAERIWPGTRALAQAHLDAGQKVWLVTAAPVEIATVIARRLGLTGALGTVAESVDGIYTGKLVGEPLHGPAKAEAVRALAAAESLDLSRCAAYSDSHNDIPMLSLVGHPYAINPDSKLRKHARDFDWRLRDYRTARKAAKVGIPAAAGVGAVAGGTAAAIALHRRRR; translated from the coding sequence ATGGCCGCTCTCGGATGGCTCACTCCCCGTAGGCGCTCCGCCACCGCGCGGAGCGTGTTGGCAGGCGAGGCCTCGGCAGAGGCAGCGCGCAAGTCCTCGCAGGAACTGCAGGAACTGGAAGAACTGGCGCCTCCGGACGCCGTGGAGGAACCCGACTTCCCGGTGCTCGGCGACGACAGGGCCGCCGCGTTCTTCGATCTCGACAACACCGTGATGCAAGGTGCTGCCCTCTTCCACTTCGGACGCGGGCTGTACAAGCGGAAGTTCTTCGAGACCCGCGACCTCGCACGGTTCGCCTGGCAGCAGGCGTGGTTCAGGCTCGCCGGTGTCGAGGACCCGGAACACATGCAGGAGGCGCGCGACTCCGCGCTGTCGATCGTGAAGGGCCACCGGGTCTCCGAGCTGATGTCGATCGGCGAGGAGATCTACGACGAGTACATGGCCGAACGGATCTGGCCCGGCACCCGCGCGCTCGCCCAGGCGCACCTGGACGCCGGCCAGAAGGTGTGGCTCGTCACGGCGGCGCCGGTGGAGATCGCCACGGTGATCGCCCGGCGGCTCGGCCTCACGGGCGCCCTGGGCACGGTCGCGGAATCGGTGGACGGGATCTACACCGGCAAGCTGGTCGGCGAACCCCTGCACGGTCCGGCGAAGGCGGAGGCTGTACGGGCGCTGGCGGCCGCGGAGAGCCTGGACCTGTCCCGCTGCGCCGCGTACAGCGACTCGCACAACGACATCCCGATGCTCTCGCTGGTCGGGCACCCGTACGCGATCAACCCGGACTCGAAACTGCGCAAGCACGCGCGGGACTTCGACTGGCGGCTGCGGGACTACCGCACGGCGCGCAAGGCCGCGAAGGTCGGGATTCCCGCCGCGGCCGGCGTGGGCGCGGTGGCCGGCGGCACGGCCGCCGCGATCGCGCTGCACCGGCGTCGCCGGTAG
- a CDS encoding ECF subfamily RNA polymerase sigma factor, BldN family has protein sequence MYSHVGVDASGLATLRATVLDRLRGFVPTAYAVPAFALPAPVGPCYALADGNAAVGRRGRSGSATTARRPAADSDSARMMDLVERAQAGEADAFGRLYDQYSDTVYRYIYYRVGGKATAEDLTSETFLRALRRIGTFTWQGRDFGAWLVTIARNLVADHFKSSRFRLEVTTGEMLDANEVERSPEDSVLESLSNAALLDAVRRLNPQQQECVTLRFLQGLSVAETARVMGKNEGAIKTLQYRAVRTLARLLPDDVR, from the coding sequence GTGTACTCACACGTCGGGGTTGACGCCTCGGGCCTGGCTACGCTGCGCGCAACGGTCCTGGACCGTCTGCGCGGCTTCGTCCCCACCGCGTACGCCGTCCCCGCCTTCGCCCTCCCCGCGCCCGTCGGACCTTGCTATGCCCTGGCCGACGGCAACGCGGCGGTCGGCAGGCGGGGCCGCTCAGGCTCGGCCACCACCGCACGCCGTCCGGCCGCGGACAGTGACAGCGCCCGGATGATGGATCTCGTGGAGCGCGCCCAGGCCGGCGAGGCCGACGCCTTCGGACGGCTCTACGACCAGTACAGCGACACCGTGTACCGCTACATCTACTACCGGGTTGGAGGTAAGGCGACCGCCGAGGACCTCACCAGCGAGACCTTCCTGCGGGCGCTGCGACGGATCGGCACCTTCACCTGGCAGGGGCGCGACTTCGGCGCCTGGCTCGTGACCATCGCCCGGAACCTGGTCGCCGATCATTTCAAGTCCAGCCGCTTCCGGCTGGAAGTGACCACCGGCGAGATGCTCGACGCCAATGAGGTCGAGCGCTCCCCCGAGGACTCCGTCCTGGAGTCCCTCTCGAACGCCGCTCTGCTGGACGCCGTGCGACGGCTCAACCCTCAGCAGCAGGAGTGCGTGACACTCCGCTTCCTCCAGGGGCTCTCGGTCGCCGAGACCGCCCGGGTGATGGGCAAGAACGAGGGGGCGATCAAGACCCTCCAATACCGGGCCGTAC